From the genome of Streptomyces sp. SID8374:
CGGCCCCCGCGTGGTCGACCTCGCCTTCCGCGCCGGAACCCCGCCGTTCGCCGAGGTGCTGGACGGCCTGCTGGACGAGCTGGAGGTGGAAGGGGCGACGGCGGCCCTGGAGGTACGCGAAGCCAACCCGGAGGCCACGGCGCTCCTGGCCGGTCACTTCCCCCGGCTGGAGCTGATCCCGCACGACGAGCTCAAGGCGCGTACCGCGTCGGCGCGCCTGGTCGTACGGACGGGGGAGGCCCGGCCGTACGCGAACGTGCTGCTGCGGTGCGGGGTGTTCTTCTGAGCGAGTGGGACGGTGGCGGGCCGCACCCCGACAAGGGGTGCGGCCCGCCCCGGCGAAAAGATCTGGCCGATCGCGGTGATCGCAGCTACGCTTCCCGCGATGAATCACTCCGAGAACAGATCGGGGGACCCGTCCGCGCAAGGTGAGTGCTGATGCTCACCCACGCCGCACATCGGGATTCCCACCCTTCCTTCTGGCCGCGCGTGCGCGAGTTCGCCGTGCCGGCCTCCATGATCGAGAACGCGACCGCCCGCCGCGAGGCCGGGGACTGGGCAGGTGCCTGCGCCGCAGTGGGCATCGACCAGGCCGCGCTGCTCCGACTCGTACTCGAACGGCGGATCGGCGCACTGCAACTCCCGCCCGGCGTACGGATCGTGGCCGCCGCCAACCCGCGCTCCTCGGCGGCCGACGGGTGGGAGCTGAGCCCGCCGCTCGCGAACCGGTTCGTCCATCTCCAGTGGGCCCACGACCACGAGGTCGTCGTCCGGGGCCTCGCCGGGACCTGGCCGCGTGCGACGCTGCCCCGGCTGGACCCCGAAAGGCTGCCCGAGGCCGTCGACTTCGCCCGGCGCGCGGTCTGCGGGCTGCTCTCCGCCCGTCCCACGCTCGTCCACCGGCTGCCCACCACGGAGACGCGCCGGGGCGGACCCTGGCCCTCGCCGCGCAGCTGGGACATGGCGCTGACGCTCGTCGCCTTCGCCACCGCCGCCGGGTCCTCCCGGGACGTGCTGTCCCTGCTGGTCCGGGGCACGGCGGGGGACGGGCCGGGGCTGGAGCTGCTGGCGAGCCTGGACCGGATGGACCTTCCGGACCCCGAGGATCTGCTCGCCGACCCGGCGGGCGCCGTCCTGCCCGAGCGCGGCGATCTCCGCCAGGCCGCACTGGACGGTGTGGTCGCGGCGGTCCGTACCCGCCCGGAACGGGGCCGTTGGGACGCCGCGTGGGCGCTGCTCGTCCGGGCGCTGGAGACCGGGGCCCCGGACCTGGTGGTCGTCCCCGCGACCACCCTCGCCACACTGCGGCAGGAGGACTGGGATGTCCCGGCGGCCGTCGAAGACCTTGCCGGGGTCATCTCCCTGTCCCGGCGGGCCGACCGGGCGGCGGAACGTGTCGCTGCGACGGGGAAGTCGGGCCGATGACGGCGACGGACGCGCCCAGCGCACTCGACCCGGACAAGCTCTTCGCCGCCCGGCTGCAAGCCGCCCGGGCCCGCCCCTATCTGGCCACGGCCCTCTTCGCCCTGCACACCGTGGAGTCGTGGCGGGTGCCGACCATGGGCGTCGACCGGTACTGGCGGTGCTATGTCTCCCCGGCCTATGTGGCACGTACTCCGGTGGAGGAGCTGGCCGGGGTCTGGGTACACGAGGTGTCGCACCTGCTCCGCGACCACCACGGCCGCAGCGACCGGGTCGCCCGGCAGCGCGGGCTGACCGGGCCGGGGGAGCGGCTGCGGATGAACATCGCCGCCGACTGCGAGATCAACGACGACGTGTACGGCGACGGCCTGGCCCGCCCGAAGGGCATCGTGTACCCGTCGACCCTCCAACTGCCGTCCGGCGAACTCATGGAGGACTACCTGCGCCGGTTCCGGCTCGGCCCGCGCACCCAGAACCTCGCCTGGCTGGACTGCGGCAGCGGCGCC
Proteins encoded in this window:
- the rbsD gene encoding D-ribose pyranase; this encodes MKKSGILNRHLAGAIAELGHGDTVLVCDAGMPIPPGPRVVDLAFRAGTPPFAEVLDGLLDELEVEGATAALEVREANPEATALLAGHFPRLELIPHDELKARTASARLVVRTGEARPYANVLLRCGVFF